The stretch of DNA TTGTGCCATCTCACTCCAATTCAGAGACCACTCACTCTCAAGGTTGTTTTGTAATGGTTCTTGATTTCTTTTGTATGCCTATGATGGATGTGGCCAACGAGCTAGGCCTCCCTTCTTATATGTTCATGCCTTCCAACATTGGATTTCTTAGTTCAATGCTTTACCTTGCAACTCGTCATGACCAGATCAGCTCCGAGTTGAAAGAATCAAATCCTAATGAGTATAGCTTAAAGGGTTTTCATAATCCTGTTCCTTGGAGTGCCCTTCCTCAAGCTTATTTTTGCAAAGATGGTGGCTACTCTGCTTGTGTTAAAATGGCTCAAAGGTTCAGAGAGACAAAAGGAATTATAGTGAATTCTTTTGAGGGACTGGAGGCTCATGGTGCTACCTCCTTTAATGATGGGGAAACACCTCCAATTTACATGGTTGGACCGGTGGTTAACTTCAAGGGACAACCTCACTCAAGTACAGATCATGTTCAGAACAATAGAATCTTCAAATGGCTTGATGAGCAGCCTCAGTCATCTGTAGTGTTTCTCTGCTTTGGGAGTGTTGGTACTTTTGATGCTTCACAGTTGAGAGAGATTGCATCTGGATTGGAATGCAGTGGCCATAGATTCTTGTGGTCTATACGAGTTCAACAGCCGACAATAATAGACGAAATCTTGCCAGAAGGATTCTTGGAGAGGATTGGAAGTAAAGGAATGATATGCAATGAGTGGGCGCCTCAGGTCGAAGTCTTGGCTCACAATGCTGTGGGTGGCTTTGTGTCCCATTGTGGCTGGAATTCTATATTGGAGAGTTTATGGTATGGGGTTCCCATTGTAACATGGCCAGTTTATGCAGAGCAACAACTTAATGCATTTCAGATGGTGAGGGAGTTCGACTTAGCTATTGAGCTGAGATTGGATTACAGGAATCGTGGACATAATCAACTTGTGACAGCGGAGGAGATTGGAAATGCAATAAAAAAGCTTATGGAGGGTGATCATAATGTGGTGATGAGAAAAAAGGTGAAAGAGATGAGTGATATTGCCAGGAAATCTGTTGAGAAAGGTGGATTCTCATTTGATGCTATTCGAAAATTTATCGATAATATCATAGGAAGCAACTAGTGACAGCGTTAATTACTGTCttgtttatgtgcttatttctATGTTTGATTTCAATGTTACGCATGCTTTTCTATgttgtttcttttattttataaacaaaCAAATGTCATCAATTAAGtttagatattttataaatatattttttttacggaTTAAATTTTATACCTTTCCGTTATTACCACCACTCTCTTAAATATAACAGAATTTGGTTTATATGCCACGTGTGGATCTGTTATTGGCCCACTTGATGAATTACATATAATTATCAGATCTCATTCTTCCTTCTTCGTCGTCTTCTTCTTCCTGATCTAAAATCTTCCTAAGTGAGGGCTCTCTTCATGGCAGTGATCACTAACGGGAAGGAAGAGAATCGCAGGGGCGAGTGGGATCAGCTCGATGGTTCTTAGTCGTTTCTATACGTGCAAGGAAAACGTTGTTCTTCGACAGGATCCACGGTGGTTCGCCATTAAAGCCGGTGGAGAAGAAAAATGACAGAGAGAAAGGGTCGACTGACCTGGAAATGTCTCTGCAACTGCAAGAGAGAGAAGCAAGCTTTTGCGCACATCTCTGGCTCGAGATCTCTGATTTGccactctatttatttatttattttcattcttaTTTATCAGTGAAAttagagttttttttattttttttcatacttTTGATGTCAAAATTTGGATCACCGTTAGTTAGAGTgttgaataaaattaaaagaaccTTGTACCTGTGACATATGTATGTAGCCATGTGGAGGTGTTTTCCTCTTCATTAATGCTCGACcccaaaaaaaaacagaaattaTGTTGTATATCAGTTTaatttaattgttttaatttttatttttatatttttgatattCTCATTAGATCGTTTAGaatcaatatatcaatatataaagGAGACGTATGAAATAGAATAATAAATATGGCATTTTAAAATCACTCCAAATAGCTCTatctttaattctttcttttttaattttttattaggttttaaatatttattatttattttttcatattttttattattttattattattaattatattatttaataaatttgtttagacttttttttttaaaaaaaaaaaacgtggctgtttgttttataaaaaaaagtaatatatttatatatatatataaatatagatcattatttattttgatttttttttaagtttttaacattcttatttcatatttcataatatatattgttGCAACAAATCACAATAAGAATTTTTGTATTTCATTAACATGATTTTGtagacttttaaatttaaaaaaatttaactaaatatagcTTCaatacctcttttttttttcttaattattctcttattttttactttttttattacttCTAAAAGAAAAAATCTCCAATTaagctaataataataataataataataataataataataataataataataataataataatccatcaatcaatatctatatataaaggaaaaataTGAGATGGTAATATGACGGTCTAAAATCTCTCCAAAGCTAttttttttctccttaattctcccaattttttaatattttattagagcataaatttacaaattaatattttactattattttaataaatcttTATATCTATATCTATCGTATAGCattctattttctattttaaaaaatttaaatatctattaaTTCTTAACACACAACCTTAACATATACCgtgttattctattttttattttaaaaaattcacatatatatatatcaattaattataatatatacagTAGTTTACTATtttctattttgaaaaaaattacatatctATCAAAAAAATTCCATGACaactataatacaattataaataaactataaaataacttaaaaaacaGTTCATTATTTTCACTGAAGAGGTAttgttgtaaataaaaaaaaattgaaagagtaaaaataaaaaaaaaataaaaaatcgtgtcaatgtatttttgtaaatttgttCAAACCTTTAGTctattatgtaaatttttcacTTTTTTATGACTTTAATAGCAAATTTCAcatattgaaaaaataataattaataaaagtcCTAAGTTTAAAACTCCCAccctaatatattaaaaaaactaaaaaaaaaaaaaaaatttaagtgttaaaaataaaaataaaaaataaaaaataaaatatatttagagtaTGTTTGGAAGTTGAATTTCGGTGAGGAAACAAAAAAGTAAAGTAAATGTTTGGAAAAAAAGtgtgaaaaataagaaaaacaatcaaattttcatattaggtaaaaaaaattgttgaatgaaatttttttcaataCAATTTTTCATTCCATACCAaatataagatttttatttatttatttatttattacttttAGTTTTCCTACAATGGTAACATACCAACTTAAACAAGTGAAATTATAGCAAATGACCACAAATCATAGcactatatatttattatttatattgtcttttgcggcataaaaaaatcaatatttttttcatatatttttttagaattagaaggaAATTACTTAAAGACAATGTTATATACTTATATCTATATTAATTCTGTTAAAATCCTTTTTTATTTGCAGTTATGTCGATTTTTTAATTTGTAACGGGTTGTTgtgggttgttggtatatatattttgttgtacaATATATTTCTGTTTTGTtgtatgatattttattattggGTAAATGCcattttagaccctgtgttttgcaaaagttaccaattggaccctctgtttgttaaatgacaaaataaaccctatattttcataaatagtaaaaataagacactgagcacaattttcaaaaaatttattttttaatataatcaactttaaGTCAAATTCTAATacaaacagatacagaaaatgtaaccaattttgtcataacatctttagatcagattattattaagtttattttgacaaaatatCAGTTCAGGGTCccatttgtacaattttagaaaatacatgatCCATTtagtcatttaataaaacagagggtctaattggtaaatttttgcaaaatatagagtccaaaatggtatttacccattattatttttagatgatatttatttttattttactatgcataatagtagtatataattttgttcgCATCATACAAATATtgtaatgtatgtatataattttattgggatgctacatatatttaattaatattttttatatatattttaattgtggtatataatttagttagcatagtatatatattaataatatgttaattattattattattattagtatatatattttggtgaataaaatatatatttttattatacagtatattattttttttaataatatttaagtttttttattgtACTTTTATTAACGtgacatataattttattagtgttatacatatttttatttttatttgttgttattatatatatttattgtaactttgtaaggtatatatattttattgtaaagtatattattttattttagaccgtgcatgtttagtttttattttattatatataaatgtggtacataattttgtaagtatgatataattatttatggttgtatataattttgctagtataatatatattttttgagtattaatatactagatttagtattgttatatttttttgtggtatataattttattactacggtatattaatatttagtaatacgatatatcaaatattactgttgtatatatttaatgatttaatatatatatattcgtttttgttacaatatattaatatgcaatactaaaaattttatataacttaatttaattattatatctattttttgaaaaaaaaaataatatgtattaaattaatttttataatttttattagctaatttattatatttaactataTTGTTAAACATGTAGGGGGATTGGGATTTTGAAGCTTGAGAGACTTTAATTTGGCTCTTTTAGAGAAGCAATATTGGCGTTTGTTGGTTAATGTTGATTCTTTGGTTAGTAGGCTTTATGAGGCTAAATATTATGCTACTGGTAATCAGTTTTCTGCTGTATTGGGAGACAATCCTAGTTTCATTTGGTGTAGCATTCTTGAAGCAAAAGATCTTATCCACGCCTGTGCTCAAAGAACAATTGCTGATGGGGAAAATGTCTCCATTCTTAATGATCCTTGGCTTCCACATAATTCAAACAACTATGTTGTCTCACGACACCCTGCTCTTGTGAATAAGTCCGTCAGCTGCCTCTTTCAAGTAGGTACCCGCGCGTGGGATGAGGATGTTGTGAGGGACCTGTTTGTTGCCCGTGATCAGGACCTTATTTTGTCCATTCAACTTAGTGATTCGGCCGCTAATGATGGTTGGAGTTGGCGACTTGAGACTTGTGGGAATTGTTCGCTTAAAAGTGCATATAAATTCTTGCAATAATCTAAGGGTGCTTAGTGCCGAGATGCCAATAGTGATTTTTAGAAGGGCCTTTGGTCATTAAAAATTCCTCTTAAGATCAGTAATTTTTTATGGCGAGCTGTTTCGGGTGTGCTTCCAACGTGTTTTCAACTCCAAAAACGTCATGTTCCTGTCAATGCTGACTGCCCTTTGTGCAACTCTAGTACTAAAACTATTCATCATGCGTTGGTAGAATGCTCATTTGCAAAGGCTGCTTGGCATCGCAGCATAGTGGATATCGGGGCTGGGGCTGTAACATTCTGCAGTTGGTAGTTGAGAATTTTCACCAGGGGGCACGAAGTTGAAATAGAATAAGTGGCGATGGTGAGTTGGGCTATTTGGCGTGCGCGGAATGACTTTGTTTGGCAAAAGAAGTTGGCTTGCTTCAAATATTGTAACATCAGCTAGAATCATGCTTGATCAATACCCGTTTGCTCAGGGAAGGAAGGGCCTTTCATTGTCTCCTTTGAATGATGGGGGGTGGAACTGTGAGCGTTGGATTGCACTTGTGTTAAACAAGATTAAAGTTAATGTTGATGGGACTTTATTTGAACAAGAGGGGCAGTTTGGAGTGGGCTGTGTAGCTCGAGATCATCATGGAACCATAGTATAAGCTTTCAAGAAAGGAAAGGTTGGGTATGTCCAACCCGAAATTGTTAAGATCATAGGCATTAAAGAAGCTTTGAGTTGGATTACAACTCATCCCTGGGACAATGTAGTGTTAGAAACGGATAGTTTGGTGTGTGTCCAAGTAGTCCAAATTAATGTTTTTATGTCCTCACAGTTTGGTCTTATTGTTCAAGATGTTGGGATTTTActtttggctttatcttttgttgagttatgtTTTATTAAACGATCTGCAAACAAGTTGGCTCATTGTttggcaagagactcttgtttctctaAAGATTGTGTCCTTCAATTGGAGGATTGTTCCCCTGAAGTGCGTTCTATTATTTTGAAtgagtttattattaattaataaattccctaatttattcaaaaaaaaaaaaactatattgttaaataaaaaaaatatttactaacTTAATTTTCAAACAAGGTtttcacaaaaatattaaattttaggtaaaagtttacaattttactgtcacacgaaattttttataaaaatactgtttttttttatataaaacaaccataaaacaataaaacaaaacaattaAACAATAGTGGAACAACTGAAAATTAACCGTGAAATAACattgaaaacttaacacagtacattgtataaaaaatatgtaatgtttttgaaaaaaataacttactccacagtaaaaagtaaaaaagttaaaaattttaatttgtggtCTAAAATcccatttttaaatttaaagatatttTGAATCTCAGCACATTCAACAAACATTCACCCCGCccaatctatatatttatataatgctGTTGTTTGGACAGATGACGTGGCGGCATATATGAACtctctttatatttatttaatttcttatattttctaatttttcaaaaattctttCATCTTTATTTTTTACTCAAAAGTCATATACACTATattgataaaaattaataagagatcattaatacaataaataaaagaattaatGGCGTTATTATACCATCCCaaactcaatatattttttaattaaagagatcattaatacaataaataaaagaattaatGACATTATTATACCATCAGAAattcaatatattttttaattatttttaattaatattaatgttaaaaatattaacaattgcaccttatttattttttcagttttagttttttttttttttttgaaaatgcatTTGTGGTACTCACTATATtaaatgtaatatattttatgataAACGTTAGtacactataaatattaattacttaattatGTACATGtttttaattctaatacaaaaCTCAAAGGCCACAAATAGTTATATACCTATTTCTAATTCTAATACAAAACTCAAAAGCCACAAATATTAACAATTCTccttacatttttttattttcttattttttataatttttgaaatattctTTCATCTTTATTAGTTTTTAGAGCAATGATGTAGCAGCCTATCAAATTATGAatctaattttcttattttatggattttccaaatttttctattatttatttattttttcttattaaaagcTAATCACACAATTTATTACTTACTACTCTTCAACTTCTTTTTGCTCTACAATAATTCTATGCGCCTCTTCTCTTCTGTGGCTTCatctcattttaatttttttatatttaaaaatttaataataacaataacttattattaattattaattaaaggaGAATAACTAATAATTGATTAtaacatttattaattaattttattataaacaaataatatcaataaaaaattgattacaaattttattaattaagttacaatgtaaatttatttattattattaagagctATCATAGTAttaatgataataaaatttagtgACAACCTTTCAACTTACAAATGTTTACTAGCTACTTTATATATGAGCtctcatataaatatatgtgctctgttgtaaattatatttttgttggtgCTTTATATATGTAGTtttctttcattcttttttaGTTTTGTTGTGGCAGATGTTAATTACTGTACTCATTTCTCTATGTATATTATGTGAACgcaaatgtattttcttttttagcTCTCAACATTTTCTAATTTCCATgcatttttcttttggttcttaTTGGAACACATATGATCTTTACAAAATTATATTCTTGATTTCAGGTCATTGAAGAGCAAATTGTTGTGTCAATTATTTGATAGCATTGGACAAGTAAGTTAATCCGAAAATTATTTGTTtaagttgtttgtttgtttgttttttttttttggtattaacATATGATTTTtgggaattttttttaatgaattgtGAAACTGTATTACTCTTAGTTGCTTCTGTCTGGCACAACTAATTTATTACTTtccaattgttttttttttcttcttatttattggtatatatatttattaacaaaaaaaaaaaaaaactatatgtaAGGTACGTATACTTATTTTATGTTAggtgttttataatttaattgagaatagctcaataaataattatataacttaaaatggtttaaaaattaattttaattattgtgtGGATTTATTTCGAAACCCATGGTGAAGCCCAATTGAAAATTTGCataaagaaagagaagaggagAATGAGTTATTAGAGTTTTTAATCTTCATCTCTTTCTttatataaacattaattaaaaatttatttaattacaataacataatgaaatattTTAAGTGGTTGAGATTAAATCTCACTCaaaataattgtaattttttaagttgttaatctTTGTAttgagaatattatttttactatatAGATATCACTATCTTTTTCACCTTGCTTTGTGTAAAATTAACATTACATAGTATTTATGTGGATAATATAGGATTCATGcccaattaattataattttttaaatgaaatgcaacatatatttttatacttttctAGTTTTTGCCAAAACTTAAaagtttttctttaattatttttaacaaatataaataatttattaaattttggtttttaaattttaagttttttactttacccaaaaaaaaaaaaaccttaacaaataaaagtatttttttaattattttccatttcaatttttatattatattttttaatagtttaaaatttagaataattttcaagtTATGATGTTTAGTTGAGCTTCACATCTAAGATTAAATTGTTAACTTCAATTTATAATTCTCTCATATGATAAAAATATTACTtccattaattattttttatttttatcttacatatatactttatttgtttttttattcaaaaaataatatgcCTAAATAAGACCGCGCAAAGCACGGTATTATTCCCTAGTTATTGGATATCTGACCAAAATGGGAACAGTGGGAagttttagtttttaatattatatttatcatGTGTTGAAAAAAAAGGACATCTGAGTGGATAATAAGAGGTGCTCTGCTCACCAACTATTTTTAGTGTGTTCAATGCatataagaataataaaatattaggtcAATTTTAAGTTCATATTAGGAACGGCAGAGGGAGAAGAAGAACACAACTCATcatcaagattcaagaaacaGCAATGGCAAGGGTAGAATTGGTGTTCATCCCAGCTCCAGGAATAGGACACCTGGTTTCAACTCTTGAATTCGCCAAGCGCTTGATCCACTATGATCATCGACTTTTCATCACAGTCCTCTACATGAAGTTTCCCTTTAAGTCCCATCTCGATGCATACATTGATTCTATTGTGGCCTCACTTTCTCTTGTACACCGAATCAAACTCCTTCATCTCCCTCTGGTTGACTCACCTCCCATGGAGCTACTCAAGTCCATAGAAAACTTTATCTATCTATACATGGAGAGTCTTGTTCCTCATGTCAGAAAAGCACTCACAGATATTGTGTCATCTAACTCCAATTACTCTCAAGGTGATGTTGTATTGGTTCTTGATTTCTTCTGCATGCCTATGATGGATGTGGCCAATGAGCTCGGCCTCCCTTCTTATATGTTCATGACTTCCAACTTGGGATTTCTTAGTCTCATGTTCTACCTTGCAACTCGCCATAACCAGATCAGCTCTGAGTTGGAAGAATCAGATGCTCCGTTAAGATTGCAGGGTTTTCAAAATCCTGTTCCTTCAAGCGTTCTTCCCACGGCTGCATTTTGCAAAGATGGTGGCTATTCTGCTTATGTTAAGCTTGCTCAAAGGTTTAGGGAGACAAAAGGGATTATAGTAAATTCGTTTGAGGAATTGGAGTCTTATAGTTTTAGCTCGATGAATGATGGGGAAACACCTCCAATCTACATGGTTGGACCAGTACTTGACCTCAACGGTCAGCCTCACCCAAGTATGGATCAAGTTCAGAATGATAAAATCTTGAAATGGCTTGATGAGCAACCTCACTCTTCTGTAGTGTTTCTCTGTTTTGGTAGTATGGGAAGATTTGGTGCTTCCCAATTGAGAGAGATAGCATCTGGACTCAAACGCAGTGGCCATAGATTCTTGTGGTCTGTACGAGTTCAACAACCAACAACCATAGACGAAATCTTGCCAGAAGGATTCTTGGAACAGATTGGAAGTAAGGGGATGATATGCAACGAGTGGGCGCCTCAGGTGAAAGTCTTGGCTCACAGTGCTGTGGGCGGCTTTCTGTCTCACTGTGGCTGGAATTCCATACTGGAGAGCTTGTGGTATGGGGTACCAGTTGCAACATGGCCTATTTATGCAGAGCAACAACTGAACGCGTTTAGGATGGTGAGGGAGTTCGGCTTAGCTGTTGATTTAAGATTGGATTACAAGGATCGTGGAGATGATCATATTGTCTCGGCGGAAGAGATTGAAACTGCAGTAAAACATCTTATGGAGGGTGATAGTGAGGTAAGGAAGAAGGTCAAAGAGATGAGTGAAATGGCCAGAAAATCTGTTGAGGAAGGTGGATCTTCATTTACTGCTATTGGAAAACTGATCAATAGTATCATTGGAAGCAACTACTATTAATTAGTCTATTGTTGAACTTCAATCTATTctaattttattctaaggtcAGGTTTGTTGTTGTCAAAGTGAAATGGGAATAAAGTAATTTCTTATT from Cannabis sativa cultivar Pink pepper isolate KNU-18-1 chromosome 2, ASM2916894v1, whole genome shotgun sequence encodes:
- the LOC115719767 gene encoding UDP-glycosyltransferase 71K2 isoform X2; this translates as MKRTELLFIPSPGIGHLVSMLEFAKRLIQYDDRLFITILSMKFPNHDAYINSLVPSLSQSRVKLAHLPQVDPPPPELLNSPESYIYVYVESLVPHVRDALKHIVPSHSNSETTHSQGCFVMVLDFFCMPMMDVANELGLPSYMFMPSNIGFLSSMLYLATRHDQISSELKESNPNEYSLKGFHNPVPWSALPQAYFCKDGGYSACVKMAQRFRETKGIIVNSFEGLEAHGATSFNDGETPPIYMVGPVVNFKGQPHSSTDHVQNNRIFKWLDEQPQSSVVFLCFGSVGTFDASQLREIASGLECSGHRFLWSIRVQQPTIIDEILPEGFLERIGSKGMICNEWAPQVEVLAHNAVGGFVSHCGWNSILESLWYGVPIVTWPVYAEQQLNAFQMVREFDLAIELRLDYRNRGHNQLVTAEEIGNAIKKLMEGDHNVVMRKKVKEMSDIARKSVEKDLILPSSSSSSS
- the LOC115719767 gene encoding UDP-glycosyltransferase 71K2 isoform X1, yielding MKRTELLFIPSPGIGHLVSMLEFAKRLIQYDDRLFITILSMKFPNHDAYINSLVPSLSQSRVKLAHLPQVDPPPPELLNSPESYIYVYVESLVPHVRDALKHIVPSHSNSETTHSQGCFVMVLDFFCMPMMDVANELGLPSYMFMPSNIGFLSSMLYLATRHDQISSELKESNPNEYSLKGFHNPVPWSALPQAYFCKDGGYSACVKMAQRFRETKGIIVNSFEGLEAHGATSFNDGETPPIYMVGPVVNFKGQPHSSTDHVQNNRIFKWLDEQPQSSVVFLCFGSVGTFDASQLREIASGLECSGHRFLWSIRVQQPTIIDEILPEGFLERIGSKGMICNEWAPQVEVLAHNAVGGFVSHCGWNSILESLWYGVPIVTWPVYAEQQLNAFQMVREFDLAIELRLDYRNRGHNQLVTAEEIGNAIKKLMEGDHNVVMRKKVKEMSDIARKSVEKVITNGKEENRRGEWDQLDGS
- the LOC115720437 gene encoding uncharacterized protein LOC115720437, with amino-acid sequence MRCLRDFNLALLEKQYWRLLVNVDSLVSRLYEAKYYATGNQFSAVLGDNPSFIWCSILEAKDLIHACAQRTIADGENVSILNDPWLPHNSNNYVVSRHPALVNKSVSCLFQVGTRAWDEDVVRDLFVARDQDLILSIQLSDSAANDGWSWRLETCGNCSLKTVSGVLPTCFQLQKRHVPVNADCPLCNSSTKTIHHALVECSFAKAAWHRSIVDIGAGAVTFCSW
- the LOC115720697 gene encoding UDP-glycosyltransferase 71K1 — protein: MARVELVFIPAPGIGHLVSTLEFAKRLIHYDHRLFITVLYMKFPFKSHLDAYIDSIVASLSLVHRIKLLHLPLVDSPPMELLKSIENFIYLYMESLVPHVRKALTDIVSSNSNYSQGDVVLVLDFFCMPMMDVANELGLPSYMFMTSNLGFLSLMFYLATRHNQISSELEESDAPLRLQGFQNPVPSSVLPTAAFCKDGGYSAYVKLAQRFRETKGIIVNSFEELESYSFSSMNDGETPPIYMVGPVLDLNGQPHPSMDQVQNDKILKWLDEQPHSSVVFLCFGSMGRFGASQLREIASGLKRSGHRFLWSVRVQQPTTIDEILPEGFLEQIGSKGMICNEWAPQVKVLAHSAVGGFLSHCGWNSILESLWYGVPVATWPIYAEQQLNAFRMVREFGLAVDLRLDYKDRGDDHIVSAEEIETAVKHLMEGDSEVRKKVKEMSEMARKSVEEGGSSFTAIGKLINSIIGSNYY